The Scylla paramamosain isolate STU-SP2022 chromosome 20, ASM3559412v1, whole genome shotgun sequence nucleotide sequence aatcttcccttttatcattattatgctGCTCTGTTCTGGCTTCATTAACTTCAAGATAGCGATAAGTGAATAActgaatgaatagatgaataagtatgtgaatgaatgaatgaacgaatgaatatatgaatgaatgaatgaaagtataactacctacttacctatcgAACCAactgattaactaactaactaccTAACCAATTAATTACCTAACGTAcgtacctatctacctaccagATTAAATAACTATCTAACTACTTACTTAAACAATTACTTATCTACCTAACTACCAATCCAACCAATTAAcaaactaaccaactaactCAATACAATCACCTCGAAAAgctgaaggagggggagaggacagAACGAAATGAACCAACACTAACTGAATTAACTGAACCACATAATACTCTCACCTTACTCTGAATCTCAGCTTACTACGTATTTAGTTAAGAAtacttcccctccccacccgcAGTTAATCGTGACCCGTGGAAGAGCAAACTTTGAGATAAATTATTAATGGTTGTGTTTTTGCTAatggtggagagaagggaggagggatggagtggGGGTGAGGGAGATCAGATGGGAGGctgaagaatggagggagagaagagagagaaagagaaaagagaaggaagaaagaaagagggcagaagaggaggagagatataatagaaagaggaataggaagaaatggagaggatggaggtataatagggaggaggagagagataaatgatgggtagaaaaaataaatagagagggggagagaaggaaaaagtaaaggaaaaaaataatgatgttttcAGTGTATATCAACTTAagatagtagttgtagtagtaatagttttagtattagtattagtattagtattagtattagcagtagtagtagtagtgtcctggcaaaaaaaaaaacacttgatttTACTACCACTTAACACTACAGTCAATGCAGTACTTTAGAATAATGTAACGTGAGCGAGACAAACAtaagtaatagtggtggtggtggtggaggtggtggtgatggtggtggtggtggtggtggtggtgatattaatCCTTGACAGCTTATGTTTGTGactatttgtggtggtggtggtggcggtggaagtGGGAATAAGTATGACGTAGATGTGTTTGCGTGCGTGTCCGAAAGAgaggcgtgggtgtgtgtgtgtgtgtgtgtgtgtgtgtgtgtgtgtgtgtgtgtgtgtgtgtgtgtgtgtgggcagtgCTTGGGCGTTTATGGCTGTATGTGTGTCTTTGTAGGTGTCGGTAaatgaggagtgtgtgtgtgcgtggtctctctctctctctctctctctctctctctctctctctctctctctctctctctctctctctctctctctctctcttatagacaaacagaaagaaggaaacagaaaaaaatacatagaaagaagtAAAGCAAGAGAATAGGTAAGAATAGGTGGGGATAGGCAAGGTCAAGGGTATGGCCATCGGTGTGGGCGTGCGTGGGTGTGGTGGGCGGAGTTACCTGAGGTGCAGTTACGGGCGTTGCGAACAAGCTTCCTCCTGCAGACGAGTCCTCGGTTGCCTCGGGGACACGGACTCTGCCCAATCAGGTTGTCCTCCTGCAAAAGAGACGAGGTGAAGTTAGATTACGTTAAGTTAAGTATCGTCTCTTCATCCCCTTCTTCAGTATCTTTATTAATCTCTGCTTATCTAATCTTCCAGTGtctcttacttccttttttattctctcctacAGCCGAGAGAtgaggtgagattaggttaagttaggttaagtctcgTCCCTTCATCCACTCCTTCAGTATCTTTATCAATTTCAGCCTCTCTAATCTTCCAGTGTCTCTTACTCccttatttgttttctcctgCAGCAGAAAcgagaagtgaggtgaggttaagttatgttaggtatTATttgttccttcatctcttctttccgtATCTTATTTTGGTTAAACCTCACGGCTCTTCttagggaccggcatctcagttgTCCTTTTATATATGTTCTGTTGCTCTTGGTCAGcgcccctcttacatgaaaagtATCAATTAGtttctacctttttttaatctcagtcccttttcatcaattttttttattccttcctgccGCAGAGACGAGGAaatgtgaagttaggttaggttaagtattctgccttcatcccctccttcagtttctttatCAGTCTCTGCCTCTCTAATCTTACATTGCCTCTTATTCCCTTTACTCCCTTAttactccttccccttcctcctctcatgtCCTTGTCCCTTCttaacttccttccttattcccttcgttaacacccttcctccttccctctcttcgtcCTTCCCTAACTTTCTTATTCCCTCATtatttcgtcctcttcctcctttcttgcacTCTTGCCTCTCCAGCTCCCTTACTCAATCCATCACCAGGCGCCACATGACCTTAGTTTGGCGCCTGTTGCCACCACCCAAACAAGCAATCAATCCTCACTCACTTCCGTCTCCTCTCAGTATTAAGAAACCCTCTCCTCGCCCTGAATAACACTAACACTTCTTCAGGATATTCTCAAGGGTTACTGTTACTAGAAGATTATGACTAGAAGAGCAGAATGGCTGGAATACCTAGATGACTTTTTCAGAAGTTCCCAAGGGTCATTATTCCAGGGAGATTATGAGCGGAACGACTACATCCCTTCTTTAGAAATTCCCAAGGCTCACTGTTACTGGAAGATTAGGACTGGAAGAGCAAAGACTGGCTGGAATAACTACTCCACTCTTTCAGAAACTACCAAGAGGCTCATTGTAACTGTAAAACTATAACtgaaacgacaacaacaacaacaacgacaacaacaacaacaacaacaacagccctTCTTCAGAAACCCCCAGTGCTCACTATTCCCTTTAAAATTACAACTGGAAGCACAAAGAGTGATTGGAACCTCACCTCGTCGTCATCGTCCTCTTCTTTGAGCTCCGGTTCTTCACCATTTGGTTTGGACCGACTCAGGAACCTGCTGGCGGGGATGAAGGTGGCGGTGCGGGAGGCGTGTTCACGGGATGCTGGCATGGGGGGCTCAGACAGGGAGGAATTGGTGCTGCTGGAGTCACTGGCTGGgacttcagtagtagtagtagaagtagtagtagtggtggtggtggtggtagtgtcccTAGTTCTTGAGACAGGAGGGTTCGTGGCGCGTTCAAGGGAGTTCTTaggtgtggttgtggtgatggtggtgttgctcTCCACTTCACCAGATGACGTGAGCGATGTGGTGACTtccgaggaggtggtggtggtggtggttgcgctggtggtggtggctgcgctggtggtggtggttgcgctggtggtggtggttgcgctggtggtggtggctgcgctggtggtggtgattgcgctggtggtggtggtggtggtaggaggggTCTGGAGGGAAAGACGAACAGGGAAGCGTGGCAGGAATTTTCTAACAGATGCAGCTGCGGTGGTGGTAGggggcgaggtggtggtggtggtggactcgtcagtggttgtggtgagggGCGTTGGGGCTTTGATGGGGAAAGAccgtgaggggaagagaggcatAAATTTTCTTCTTGCGGAGGAATctgaggaggtagaagaaggaggaggaggaggagaagagtaagaagccgatgagacggaggaggaagctTTTAGGGACGAGTATGACCCGGAGGATTCTGGCAGGTCTGAAGGGGATTCATCAGAAGGCACAGAAGCACCTCCACGTAAAGAAGAGGACATGGACATCTTGGGTCGAGCAGTGGGGGTCGAAGCGAGGTTCCTTGGCACAGGCGATGATGACATGGACCTTCCTCTTGGTATGGCGTGGAGGGAGCGGGCGGAAGAGAACATGGAgcgaccgcgggaggaggagagtcttGGCCTACCACTGGAAGGCGAGGTGGAGGGGCtggaggtcgtggtggtggaggaagaggacgaaagaGAAGATTTGCGattggaaagagaggaaagtgatgGGATTTTTCGAGGGAAgatgatggatgatgatgatgatgatgatgatgatgaggaggaggaggaggaagaggaatcagGTGTTTTTCGCAGGACCAgagttggggaggaggaagaggaggaagaggaggaggggagggtaggaggaggattggaggagatggaggaagatcTTAGAAGTGGAATCTTACGACGAGAAAGAGCGGAAGGGAGAATAACAcgggcagaagaagaagaagaagaggcatcATCATTACGTCCTGAAGtagtagcagaaggaggagcagcagtagtagtaggagcaggaatagtagtagtagttgaggaGGTTGGTTCCTGGTCAATCACTGGGGTTATCGGGGGTTCCTCAGGCGGGAGAGTTGCGTTCTCTTCATCTGCTAGGGGTGAGTCGATCTCTTCCACCCCtatcactcccaccaccaccgcctccatcagcagcagcagcagcagcagcaccttgGTCATCATGCCACCTGcgggagagaaaacggaaggctggatgaaagagagagagagagagagagagagagagagagagagagagagagagagagagagagagagagagagagagagagagagagagagaggccattcAATGTACACCTcgcaaaaaagaaatatattgtaATAGGAGTTTaaccctttctcctcccaccccgcaaaaaaaagagaaaaaaagaaaaaagaagataaagagagagagagagagagagagagagagagagagagaaagagagagaaaaaaaagattaaccaATTTGGTCGTTGAAGttcatccattttttcttgtacatatataaagtagttaatttgtcactaataGCATATTTAgcgagaaaaagataaataaataaagttaaccAATTTTGTGGCTCAAGATCACTCGTTCTCTGTTCTGTATACTGTAGTTAATTCATCTCTAACAGCGTAGTTGAAAGTCGAGCAGATAAACCGAACAGCCTTGTAAAGATCCATTGCTGTTTAGTTATTCTCtgtgatcctcctcctcgtcctcctcctcctcttctgtctcctcttcctcctcttctatctccatctcctcttccttctcttccttttgcctCTTTCATGTCTCTTTCTTCAGATTAGATAATGTAGTTTGTGACAAAGTAATggccaacaagtctgctgctattatttttttctccatttatgttcctttgtcctcctcctcctcctcctcctcctcctcctcctcctcctcctcctcctccctatcatcTACATTACGGTTTCTCTGGTCAGTTCAATGTTATTTAAGTTTTTGCCCATTACataacctccctctctctctctctctctctctctctctctctctctctctctctctctctctctctctctctctctctctctctctctgtgcatgaAAGGGGGTCTAAAAACTACACAAAGGTAAAATTCAGCATACAATGAACTAATTAACTCCTGTGCATGATTCGTATTAATTAGGACAAcctttgtagagagagagagagagagagagagagagagagagagagagagagagagagagagagagagagagagagagagagagagagagagagagggggagaaagaaattcttgcctcttcttcctctacttcgtagtagcagtagtggtggtagtaatagtaatagtattagtagtagtagtagtagtagtagtagtggtggtggtgatggtggtggtggtggtggtggaagtagtagtagtagtagtagtagtagtagtagtagtagtagtagtagtagtagtagtagtaataataataataataataataataatgataataataataataataataataataataataataataataataataataataataataataacaataataataacaacttacATGCCACACGAAACCTTGactcaaaggaaagaaagtaacgacaataataataataataataataataataataataataataataataataataataatgataataataatatgaaaaggaCAAGCATATTACGAAATGcataacaataccaccaccaccatcaccaccatcaccaccaccatcaccatgaacaaacaaaaagtaaacaaacaacacccaaaagataaatCATGACGTAAGTAGGAGtcaactaacaacaacaacaacaacaacaacaacaacaacaaaaacaactaaaaacaTGATGACTTCCAAACCGATAAGCACCCCCAACCACGACACCcccacaaaaaataacaaaataaacaaataaacaaaactaaaccaaatataaaaataaaacaaaaacaaacgaaaagaaaaaaagaaaaaaaaaagaaacagaaagtaAAAGCGAGGGTAAGTGAGAGTAACGATAAAATTCcttgagagggaaagaaagagagagggagagggacaggcaGAGACCGTGAGCGCGCAAGACCCGGCCACTCCACACTATTCATAAATCGCGCAGCCCCAGCAAAGACTAGTTGACATTGCCCGGGAGAAGCGTGGCGGTTCTGCGCAGACTCCAACGGTCACTTAAGACTCGCCCCTCCACCCCTTGACAGAAGAACGCGCAGGGCAACCAGGTAATATTAACGGGgcactggagagagagggatcgggagggagagagggagagggagggtagaaaaacaaaacccaGGAACTTTTAAACGAAAGGGATAGTTGagtaatagagaaagaaaaaataaatatgtgatAAGGGtagatgacgagagagagagagagagagagagagagagagagagagagagagagagagagagagagagagagagagacgacaggaACAGtttaatgagaggaaaagaaggaaggaatgaggagaaaaaaaagaagaaaataatgagaaagggCGGGGCGGAAttcgaggaaagaaaaagaaaggaaaaaaagaaaaagaaagaaaaagaggagaatgaaaattagattaTAAAACTAATAAGACTAGCCAAGGTTGTCCACTTCTGTAGtccggtcctcctcctcctcctcctcctcctcctcctcctctcttgtcctTTATCCCTTCCTACTTCTGCTCCTTTTAgtccccccttctcctcctccttctcttccttctctctctcttgttctttcttatccttctcctcctcctcctcctttatcccttCCTACTTCTGCTTGTTTAgtcgcctcttctcctcctcctctttcttctttctcttattccttctactcttctcctctcccttctcttctcttacctgttatttcttccctctgttttctcctcctcctcctcctcctgttattctCATtcccttatctttctcctcctccttcttgttctaccccttcatcttcttccctccttcttctctctttcgtctccACCCTCCTACCCCAACAATTATCttattccttattcctccttttctcttcttcttcacttcccctcctttcttccctttgtgCCAATTATCTCCCATgctccttcttttccccctcttctcctcttctcccctcttttccctctcttcttcctcctccactaacctcttctctctctctatacccaACACCTCCagcatctccctccctctcttttatctccctctctcccctctccctctctcctctctcccctcactctccccctctgCTTGTTGTTAAAATTTAAgtccgatgatgatgatgatgatgatgacgatgatgatggtaacagagtaataaggagaaagaagaagaacatgaacaagaagaagaagaacaagaacaagatcaatagtaataataacaagttttttttttctttctttctttttcctttttattttctatctatcttcctagctcccttcatttatttaatattttcttgtgtcttgATTATAATAGTGAATcgagcatttctctctctttctctctctttctctctcagtgtgtgtgtttgtgtgtgtgtgtgtgtgtgtgtgtgtgtgtgtgtgtgaaaaactgGGGATATTTTCATTGGGGTGAAcacaaataatctctctctctctctctctctctctctctctctctctctctctctctctctctctctctctctctctctctctctctctctctctctctctctctctctctctctctctctctctctctctctctctctctctctctctctctctttcgcattTTACTTTTTCTGGGTGTCTTGCATTATAACGTGAAGAGAACACGTCCTattttggtgagagagagagagagagagagagagagagagagagagagagagagagagagagagagagagagagagagagagagagagagagagagagagagagagaaatttctacATTTCTATTATCTCGTGCAATTATTTTCTATTGTTcctattatactctctctctctctctctctctct carries:
- the LOC135110411 gene encoding uncharacterized protein DDB_G0271670-like; protein product: MMTKVLLLLLLLMEAVVVGVIGVEEIDSPLADEENATLPPEEPPITPVIDQEPTSSTTTTIPAPTTTAAPPSATTSGRNDDASSSSSSARVILPSALSRRKIPLLRSSSISSNPPPTLPSSSSSSSSSPTLVLRKTPDSSSSSSSSSSSSSSSSSIIFPRKIPSLSSLSNRKSSLSSSSSTTTTSSPSTSPSSGRPRLSSSRGRSMFSSARSLHAIPRGRSMSSSPVPRNLASTPTARPKMSMSSSLRGGASVPSDESPSDLPESSGSYSSLKASSSVSSASYSSPPPPPSSTSSDSSARRKFMPLFPSRSFPIKAPTPLTTTTDESTTTTTSPPTTTAAASVRKFLPRFPVRLSLQTPPTTTTTTSAITTTSAATTTSATTTTSATTTTSAATTTSATTTTTTSSEVTTSLTSSGEVESNTTITTTTPKNSLERATNPPVSRTRDTTTTTTTTTTSTTTTEVPASDSSSTNSSLSEPPMPASREHASRTATFIPASRFLSRSKPNGEEPELKEEDDDDEEDNLIGQSPCPRGNRGLVCRRKLVRNARNCTSGMCGRCRRGCSNVSPSDWPTCCRDHFLCCRQLASACQDCSAPQLVPFCTAAFKKCY